The following coding sequences lie in one Phaeodactylum tricornutum CCAP 1055/1 chromosome 12, whole genome shotgun sequence genomic window:
- a CDS encoding predicted protein encodes MKVNAVRFVLSFLACGTVIPPRWVVAEPTDSSGEVGFPPLLDPDDVAYFFANDDLDGLHWALTNVFQRSLRNPNATRRGGEQLPATLVARGGGSTYTTAYKLQHDLEQALYLAETLADPEQAYFFQHTVVPKYREVLDRIPPLESLTRTGGLYPFSPDDVDTVGSIYNKAWHQANVHESLPLDAQGRPKPLLNPNLLLNSLQQQWLGIPTKSSDNRPHPGILVVDDVLTESALQAIRRILWDSTIWYQTKLPLQFGGYVGAYIDDGLHDRLLLQLARELARALPRIFESHPLRYLWAYKYDSNYTGINLHADQAAVNVNLWVTPDEANLDPTSGGLVVFTAKPDATMDFTAYNTNTQAVVEQLLAPTDFANVTIPYRSNRMVLFDSALFHQTDTFRFRKGYRNRRINLTFLYGTMQLERAELSSADTEL; translated from the coding sequence ATGAAAGTGAACGCTGTTCGTTTTGTGCTTTCGTTCCTTGCATGCGGGACAGTCATCCCACCGCGATGGGTCGTTGCGGAACCGACGGACTCATCCGGAGAGGTCGGCTTCCCTCCGTTGCTCGACCCGGACGACGTGGCTTACTTTTTCGCAAACGACGACCTCGACGGTCTCCACTGGGCCTTGACCAACGTCTTTCAACGATCCCTCCGGAACCCCAACGCGACTCGACGCGGAGGGGAGCAACTCCCCGCCACGCTCGTCGCGCGGGGTGGCGGGTCGACCTACACCACCGCCTACAAACTCCAACACGATCTCGAACAAGCACTGTATCTGGCCGAGACTCTGGCCGATCCCGAACAGGCGTATTTCTTCCAACACACCGTCGTTCCCAAATACAGAGAGGTACTCGATCGGATACCCCCACTGGAATCCTTGACCCGCACCGGTGGCTTGTACCCCTTTTCACCAGACGATGTCGACACGGTCGGATCCATCTACAACAAAGCCTGGCACCAAGCCAACGTCCATGAATCCCTTCCGCTGGATGCCCAAGGCAGGCCGAAACCCCTCCTCAATCCCAATTTACTATTAAACTCTCTGCAACAGCAGTGGCTCGGTATCCCGACGAAATCCTCCGACAACCGTCCCCACCCTGGTATACtggtcgtcgacgacgtcTTGACCGAATCGGCCCTCCAAGCCATTCGCCGTATCCTGTGGGATTCCACCATTTGGTATCAAACCAAGCTGCCGCTGCAATTTGGTGGCTACGTTGGTGCTTACATTGATGACGGCTTACACGaccgcctcctcctccaACTCGCACGGGAACTGGCCCGCGCGTTGCCCCGCATTTTTGAATCCCATCCACTCCGCTATCTGTGGGCCTACAAGTACGATTCCAACTATACCGGGATTAATCTACACGCGGACCAAGCAGCGGTCAATGTCAATCTCTGGGTTACACCGGATGAGGCCAATCTGGACCCCACATCCGGGGGTCTCGTGGTATTTACGGCCAAGCCCGACGCCACGATGGACTTTACCGCCTACAATACCAACACACAAGCCGTGGTGGAACAACTCCTCGCTCCCACCGACTTTGCCAACGTCACAATCCCGTACCGGTCCAATCGCATGGTTCTGTTCGATTCGGCACTATTTCATCAAACTGACACCTTTCGCTTTCGCAAAGGCTACCGAAACCGACGTATCAATCTGACGTTTTTGTACGGAACCATGCAACTGGAAAGGGCGGAGTTGTCGTCAGCTGATACCGAACTTTAA
- a CDS encoding predicted protein, which yields MSRRRTRQKGIGRMPGVSFEALWALGQGVGSVNKLVRRTVNDSNGDPVETHRSIMLGKLATQLAQQRLMFVEKPATDDASRRPRSHRDTRSLGKHAAVKQRMKAQQQKQGQTPSPSQKRFRTVLSIETADATASPSLAEPEPHTEPLRVAVTVDEDDNQGAALPTSTPVLGNSAPSDLFRDVEAALHTDCDIHVSLDDEPEVASQTRDGSYWAMFGDTPERWTGIDMTEEVAMSLLDTSLISVSTKEPEEDDYDGKDSHGDDAPATVNKTITAATDTTPLHFWKTWRSQPVTPALVRIQSPSFTAEGATPDDPERHFRNVDSEQPLYAADRVAFTTFRQNSTQIALQESKTYLDRIAQLEEALANAEYERDCETQRRIEAESTVSVLQSPSSSVPNHPAPTPKAMLHPPVPSTPSSLPDVESLWERNKTLVKEVRFADQTCMELSSEKTALEQRIEHLSENITRLDQENTLLREQLGRAEETVRQVKTDTETDNAASPSDKDRTRRALEEFPRPIDRKEGMGPSLGEHIANMASREPSTMENPSDRCHTAQSENPSLRERLEVTLEERTAALRQCESLSARVSELEALEGRHHRDLETTAARYDDLFRQLEEAHQKLTVANQTIVEGDECRELLQRRLTSDAQRTDELEQSRLLLQKANDDVALWRTKFADGEGEIRCLEGRIRELTSSGHDSSRAAGLLRKELGKVAEEKRELLVELEAANEKLAVCETKLEQFEKDGQELEATRSELDALRNEETLRNEQHTERERQFSSKLADTLSRIETLELDAASAIKQKDEQSQELDAALGQLDCLRREIDDLKEARLSDENLFQQKLSRASCDLEVAHTDIAVARDAWRQKESELLWAVQKVVAQTESQATILEERLVNRHGELVARMGQAVEAVSYVRESIIFGDSTTAVDTVSAAHGLAESAPATPLPSDGALDATFDNPGGASTDLELMEEARPHGFAESYGVHETEFDFTVSLPLDTDTMSSIAGISHLFSLSPVSIDQSPMENTHNTTTLLRPRGKELQSPRRRINELICRTSELEEQKEIALQDVIVLQQRVEELESELHAMAKDLSLACKERNAVAKISNFHNGCIEATLKENDTNLCQVEKTDSDTTASAVSIHVNEVIESIFSRKGETFISESEVADKVSRSERDIEGLGLDRSILDQRLTTTNDKKGEIAVALVADNEQIDDNTSEIVSLRLHCGSLSSDTDKVVVLRRLEDLEAKRDSMRDSFSSIQDLPKRNERKFFESRFESMTNDCAKAKERIEELEALLGEKTKQCQELEAHIATIQESYADAKVEKQIIQESMEISLSQKIAESQQAAQIRLSASEEQLAIARDEIALLHSLHKSVTSEKKESATKIASLQEASSKQLTELKKANESLDIIGQERDDLLKSLSKLQFENADANSEMEKHQEALFETQESLTECQLKLSVLDAITTERDSLLNKITELELECTGLKTTMTESSATERKSLEHTLSSLEEIQVERKSLLENLDSAKIENGLVRKQLDSMKAELEDDKRTSAKLRELYEQQVEANAELRREVFHCKGLVDDSDFAMQDLKEKYLECNEKLANFCFLHNSNEESKLMYDRARESAEGLAIESQRHLAKAREDLETALSENGKMQAEYEKSQEVLSDVRRELAERKEAIKDLEVSREAAIMGLAEYKEQLNSLEISLDKRTQTVNQLQADVKERDDALSKLDQHNAEINVWEKRIQESNDALSRLQDQLDESTASLRTMTNEFKMASTRSDHLELKCSRLRDYIRKVTGKCDQWEDFYDRQAEVVEGLKRANERTRQKTAELARRYQERDQIHDKERAVWTAQKCNLDFIHSQLEEELHGIANELAHVESRPPSSAV from the exons ATGTCGCGCCGGCGCACGCGGCAGAAAGGTATCGGTAGGATGCCGGGGGTGAGT TTCGAAGCGCTGTGGGCATTGGGGCAAGGAGTCGGATCTGTGAACAAGCTTGTGCGCCGTACTGTaaatgaca GCAACGGCGACCCCGTTGAGACCCATCGTTCCATCATGTTGGGGAAACTCGCTACG CAATTGGCCCAGCAGCGTCTAATGTTTGTGGAAAAACCCGCGACGGACGACGCGTCGCGACGACCCCGAAGCCACCGTGACACGCGGTCTCTGGGCAAACACGCGGCCGTCAAACAGCGCATGAAggcgcaacaacaaaagcaaggaCAGACACCATCACCGTCCCAAAAGCGTTTTCGAACGGTGCTTAGCATTGAAACGGCCGACGCGACCGCGTCGCCCTCCTTGGCGGAACCCGAGCCGCACACGGAACCCTTGCGGGTCGCCGTGaccgtggacgaagacgacaatcaAGGAGCGGCTTTGCCGACGTCTACCCCCGTTTTGGGTAATAGTGCACCCTCCGACTTGTTCCGGGACGTGGAAGCGGCGCTGCACACCGACTGCGATATTCACGTCTCGCTCGACGACGAACCAGAGGTCGCATCGCAGACTCGGGATGGATCCTACTGGGCCATGTTTGGGGATACTCCGGAACGGTGGACCGGTATTGATATGACCGAAGAAGTCGCCATGAGTCTACTAGACACGTCCCTGATTAGTGTCTCGACAAAAGAGCCGGAGGAGGACGACTACGACGGCAAAGATAGTCACGGTGACGACGCCCCAGCCACGGTCAACAAGACAATTACCGCTGCCACGGACACGACGCCTTtgcatttttggaaaaccTGGCGATCGCAGCCAGTGACTCCCGCATTGGTCCGGATTCAGTCGCCGTCGTTCACTGCTGAAGGGGCTACGCCCGACGACCCCGAACGGCATTTCCGCAACGTAGACAGCGAACAACCTCTGTACGCTGCCGATCGGGTAGCCTTTACCACCTTTCGGCAAAATTCCACACAGATTGCCTTGCAGGAAAGCAAGACCTATCTCGATCGGATCGCACAATTGGAAGAGGCCTTGGCCAACGCCGAGTACGAACGGGATTGTGAAACGCAGCGGCGCATAGAAGCGGAATCTACCGTGTCGGTGCTGcagtcgccgtcgtcgtcggttcCCAACCACCCGGCACCAACCCCCAAGGCAATGCTCCATCCTCCGGTCCCATCCACTCCGTCATCCCTCCCGGATGTGGAGTCTCTCTGGGAACGCAACAAAACACTCGTCAAGGAAGTACGCTTTGCCGATCAAACGTGTATGGAATTGTCTTCCGAGAAGACGGCCTTGGAACAGAGGATCGAGCACTTGAGCGAGAACATTACACGGTTGGATCAAGAAAACACATTGTTGCGCGAGCAACTCGGACGGGCCGAAGAGACGGTACGGCAGGTCAAGACCGACACCGAAACCGACAATGCCGCCTCTCCCTCAGACAAGGATCGTACACGACGGGCCTTGGAAGAGTTCCCTCGTCCAATCGATCGTAAGGAAGGAATGGGCCCGTCCCTTGGCGAGCACATCGCGAATATGGCTTCCCGAGAACCGTCCACGATGGAGAACCCGTCCGATCGGTGTCACACTGCCCAGTCGGAGAATCCATCGCTACGGGAACGGTTGGAGGTCACCTTGGAAGAGCGAACGGCGGCGCTTCGCCAATGCGAAAGTTTATCAGCCCGTGTCTCGGAATTGGAGGCATTGGAAGGCCGTCACCACAGAGATTTGGAAACGACAGCGGCCCGGTACGATGATCTCTTCCGACAGCTTGAAGAGGCTCACCAGAAGTTGACTGTGGCCAACCAAACGATAGTCGAGGGTGACGAGTGTCGGGAATTGCTGCAACGCCGATTGACGAGTGACGCCCAACGGACTGACGAACTAGAGCAGTCGCGCTTGTTATTGCAAAAagccaacgacgacgtggCTCTTTGGAGGACCAAGTTTGCAGACGGCGAGGGGGAAATTCGCTGTTTAGAGGGTCGCATTCGGGAGCTCACCTCCAGCGGTCACGACAGCTCAAGGGCTGCCGGCCTGCTTCGAAAGGAATTGGGAAAGGTTGCGGAGGAAAAACGCGAGCTGTTGGTCGAGCTGGAGGCGGCCAACGAGAAACTCGCTGTATGTGAGACCAAATTGGAACAGTTCGAAAAGGATGGGCAGGAACTCGAGGCAACGCGAAGTGAGCTTGATGCCCTCCGTAACGAAGAGACGTTACGAAACGAGCAACACACTGAACGGGAACGTCAATTCTCATCAAAACTCGCCGATACCCTCTCGCGGATCGAGACTTTAGAGCTAGACGCTGCATCTGCGATTAAACAAAAAGACGAACAATCGCAAGAGCTCGATGCGGCACTTGGGCAACTCGATTGTTTAAGAAGAGAAATTGACGATCTAAAGGAAGCACGCTTGAGTGATGAAAACTTGTTCCAGCAGAAGCTGAGTCGCGCTAGCTGTGATTTGGAAGTAGCCCACACAGATATTGCCGTTGCCCGAGACGCATGGCGCCAGAAGGAAAGCGAACTGTTATGGGCGGTACAGAAGGTAGTTGCCCAGACCGAGAGCCAGGCCACTATCTTGGAAGAGAGACTTGTCAACCGTCACGGAGAACTCGTAGCTCGAATGGGTCAGGCAGTGGAGGCAGTCTCGTACGTGAGAGAATCAATCATTTTTGGAGACAGTACTACTGCTGTCGATACTGTGAGTGCTGCCCATGGGCTGGCGGAATCGGCACCCGCGACACCACTTCCTAGTGACGGTGCTTTAGATGCAACATTCGATAATCCCGGAGGCGCATCGACAGATCTAGAGTTAATGGAAGAAGCTAGGCCTCATGGTTTCGCCGAGTCGTATGGCGTCCACGAGACCGAATTCGATTTTACCGTGTCACTACCGCTAGACACCGACACGATGTCTAGCATTGCCGGTATTTCTCATTTGTTTTCTTTATCGCCGGTTTCTATCGATCAATCCCCCATGGAGAATACCCACAATACCACAACTTTACTGCGCCCGCGAGGCAAGGAACTCCAGAGCCCGAGGCGACGGATCAACGAATTGATTTGCCGTACCTCGGAACTGGAAGAACAGAAAGAGATTGCACTGCAGGACGTCATCGTCTTACAGCAACGGGTGGAAGAACTCGAATCGGAGCTCCATGCAATGGCCAAGGATCTCTCACTAGCATGCAAAGAGAGAAACGCCGTAGCAAAAATCAGCAATTTTCACAATGGCTGCATAGAAGCAACCCTGAAAGAAAACGACACAAACCTTTGTCAAGTAGAGAAGACCGACTCTGATACCACTGCATCGGCAGTTTCAATCCATGTCAACGAGGTCATAGAAAGCATTTTCTCTCGCAAAGGAGAGACCTTTATCTCCGAGTCTGAAGTCGCCGACAAGGTTTCCCGAAGCGAAAGAGACATCGAGGGACTTGGATTGGACCGAAGCATTTTGGATCAGCGCCTAACGACAACCAATGACAAGAAAGGAGAGATAGCGGTTGCATTGGTGGCTGACAACGAACAGATCGACGATAATACCTCTGAGATTGTGTCGTTGAGATTGCATTGTGGATCTCTTTCGAGTGATACGGACAAAGTGGTGGTGCTTCGGAGattggaagacttggaagccAAACGTGACAGTATGCGGGATTCATTTTCCAGCATCCAAGATTTACCTAAAAGGAACGAGAGGAAATTTTTTGAATCCAGGTTTGAGTCAATGACGAATGATTGTGCGAAGGCTAAGGAGAGAATCGAAGAGCTTGAAGCACTGCTAGGGGAAAAGACAAAGCAATGCCAAGAGCTCGAGGCTCACATTGCTACAATTCAAGAATCGTATGCGGATGCCAAAGTAGAAAAGCAAATCATTCAAGAGTCGATGGAAATAAGTCTGTCTCAAAAGATAGCCGAGTCGCAGCAGGCAGCCCAGATACGACTATCTGCATCGGAAGAACAGCTTGCCATCGCTCGAGATGAAATCGCTTTGCTTCATTCGCTTCACAAATCGGTCACAtcagagaaaaaggaaagtgCCACTAAGATTGCAAGTCTGCAGGAGGCTTCCAGCAAGCAACTGACCGAATTGAAGAAGGCGAATGAATCTTTAGACATAATTGGCCAAGAACGAGATGACTTGTTGAAGAGCTTGTCGAAGCTTCAGTTCGAAAATGCCGACGCCAACAGCGAAATGGAAAAACACCAGGAAGCCCTCTTCGAGACTCAAGAAAGCCTTACCGAGTGCCAGCTGAAATTATCCGTCCTAGATGCCATCACCACCGAAAGAGACTCCTTGCTCAACAAAATTACTGAGCTTGAGCTGGAATGCACTGGGCTGAAAACTACTATGACTGAAAGTTCGGCTACCGAACGCAAGTCTTTGGAACACACGCTCTCGTCACTAGAAGAAATTCAGGTCGAAAGAAAATCTCTTCTGGAAAATTTGGATTCCGCGAAAATCGAAAATGGACTCGTCAGGAAACAGCTAGATTCTATGAAGGCTGAGCTTGAAGACGACAAGCGAACGAGCGCTAAACTTCGCGAATTGTACGAGCAGCAAGTTGAAGCCAACGCTGAATTGCGAAGGGAAGTCTTCCACTGCAAAGGTCTCGTGGACGATTCTGATTTTGCAATGCAGGATCTCAAAGAGAAATACCTCGAGTGCAATGAGAAGCTTGcgaatttttgttttttaCACAATTCTAATGAAGAATCCAAGCTGATGTATGATCGTGCTCGTGAATCCGCTGAAGGGCTTGCAATCGAAAGCCAAAGGCATCTCGCAAAAGCCCGGGAAGACCTGGAAACAGCACTTTCCGAAAATGGCAAAATGCAAGCAGAGTATGAAAAATCCCAAGAGGTCCTCTCCGATGTCCGACGAGAGCTAGCAGAGCGAAAGGAAGCTATCAAGGATTTAGAAGTGTCGCGAGAAGCAGCTATTATGGGGCTTGCTGAATACAAAGAACAACTCAATTCGCTGGAAATTTCTCTCGATAAACGGACGCAGACTGTGAATCAGCTCCAAGCCGACGTTAAGGAACGTGACGACGCTCTTTCGAAGTTGGACCAACATAATGCTGAAATCAACGTGTGGGAGAAACGCATACAGGAGTCAAACGATGCTCTTTCCAGACTGCAGGATCAGCTTGACGAAAGCACGGCATCCCTGCGTACTATGACTAACGAATTCAAAATGGCATCGACGCGAAGCGATCATTTAGAACTAAAGTGTTCCCGTCTTCGAGACTACATTCGGAAGGTGACTGGCAAGTGTGACCAGTGGGAAGACTTTTACGATCGACAGGCTGAGGTTGTGGAGGGCCTGAAGCGTGCCAATGAGCGGACTCGTCAAAAGACTGCTGAGCTCGCTCGTCGGTACCAGGAACGAGACCAAATTCATGACAAAGAGCGTGCCGTTTGGACAGCGCAGAAGTGCAATCTGGACTTTATACATTCGCAGCTAGAAGAAGAGTTGCATGGGATCGCCAACGAGCTAGCGCATGTCGAAAGCCGGCCA CCCAGTTCCGCTGTTTAA